A window of Salvia splendens isolate huo1 chromosome 8, SspV2, whole genome shotgun sequence genomic DNA:
AGAATCTTTCTACAATGTTGGCTCGTCCTCAATGTTCTTGTTGATTTTTTCCCACTTAATTTCTTTTCAAGCTTGTTTCATTTTTGCCTTGGTTTTTTtagtgaagatgataataatTGATATTATGTAGaaatattattgatattttatctaaGGTAGTAATATTTAATGAGTTCTATTCTGTCTGTTTTATTAGTGAATCAAAGTAAATGGATAACTTTTTACATAATATGTTGCTTACTACAAATGAGTTAATTGAATAGTTGACGTGCCAGTTTTACATAGTTAAGATACATGATAATTTAGGCCTCAATGGGTTCAAATTGATGATCCTTATGGGTTGTGATTTGTGAAAtgctcattttttttgttttctccgGCCATCCTCCAAATATAGAACCAAACACAGCTTACACATTCTTCAGTCTCTCCACTCAAAACAATTTTCTCGTCCATTGTTACACATATCAGCTGGAAAGACACCCCTGAATCATAATGAACGCAGATATTTCTCTATACACATTTCAGGAAGATCAGCAATGATTGCTTTAAGTGGTTTGGATGTTATATAGGGCTTTGCATGTATGATTAACTGCATGTTAGTTTGATTTTGGACCACATCATGCTTAATTTTAAGTAATCTTCTTAGGGAGCAGGGCCAACTGGCTCAGTGCGACAGTTGCTTGAAATGGCGAAAATTGCCTGTGCATGCTCTTCTTTCTGCTAAGTGGACATGCTCGGAGAATATATGGGATTTAAAAAGGTTAGCCACATCAAAATAGTTTAGAGCTTGTTTATCTGGAAACTATAGAACACATCTTAGAACTCCCATTTCCTTCATCATTTTGTTTATAAAAGTAAAATTCTCCACTTTTACATTTCATTTGACATCTAAGGAAAAAATTCTCAGtttttaactaaaaatgttTTTCTCTCCCGACATGTTTACTGGACATGATTTGACATTAAGGTAAATGTTTTCTCTCCTTTAAACCAAATGAGGATTTTCACTGCTACACAATCTCTCAAGAAATCAGTTCTCCAAAAATATGAACTAACTCTCTCTTGGTTTCCTGATACTGGGAATTCTATACTAAGTGAAGAATTAGTGGCATAATTTTACTTACTCTCTGCTCTGTTTTACTTAAATAGAAAAGAATACATTTGATCCACTATTAGTTTAGACACCATAAATATAATAacaaaatacaataaataaaaatgtaatCCAACTTTGTCTAACGCACCTGCATTGGGTGTCACACCCAAATGGAAAACAATCTAGAATTTCTTCAACAGAGTAATCTGGTTGATGCTGGACTCTCTTCTAACATCAATCTCGTGTATTGTAACATGAGATCTCCTTATGCTGAACTCCCCCTGCTTACACGTTGGGCTCCTCATATTAtcgttttttcttttctttactCCGTTCATTGTAATGTGGGATCTCCTAATGTCTGGACTCCCCTCTTCCACAAATGTTCTCTTCCAAAGTTATGTTACATTCTAGATCACATAAAATATGAACCGACTGACCCAAACAATGAATACACTCTAGTCAGAGTATCACATCACAATGACCCTGAGTCAATACTAACACTAACAAAGAAAATCTAGATCAGTTCGGTGAGCTATGATCCCAATAATCTAGAGTCGTGGCCCATGAAATTATTTATTCGTATATATTCTGACCTTGGCTCCAATTTCTTTCAAATGGTGTAAGATAGAACCCAAACTTGTGGTGTTCTTTATGGTATATCTCAGCATAATATTAAAGTACAATCTTGAGCGATGGAATAATCTATTGCAGAATCAAGGCAACTACCTGGACATGCAGGATAGAGCACCATCCAGAAAATTTGCACAAGTAATATGTTGTAGTAGCTATTGTAGATAGAGGATGTGTTTTCCTTTTCTGTCATGCAATTGTGAACTTCTCTGTAGGTTCTTGTAAGTTCATGGAGACCACAGTGGCATGGTTTACATGGATAAATTAAGTAGGCGTATATATTTTCGGCGTTATCTGTCCTGTGTTCAGATAATTCTTCCCTCCTATAAGAGTTGCCAAAGAAATGGAATTGTTTGCTTATGGTTTTCTTTTATGGTGATCTGTTCCAGGTCTTCATGTCCTGCTCCAGAGGAGATACGACCCATAGATCTGGAACCTTTTGTTCCTAGTTGCAAAGGTATGAACACTGCTCTCTCATCTGTGCGCTTTTACATAGTTACCTAAAAAGTGATGCTACCAAGTTCTAATGTGCTTGCTTGCCGCCTTTATCGATGTGTGTGTACTTTCTTAATGTCTGCATGTGTTGCAAGGGCAATTTGTAGCTTTTCCCCTTACAGTTCTAATTTGTTGCAGTCTTGCCTGATTATAATCATGGCAGTGGCACATAATTTGTTTTCATGTCAAGTTGTCGGGAGCTCCTTTCTATAATATATAGATTTAGTCGAGGAGACTTACTGAATCCCCAGCTATTCTTGTAAACGTTCTTCTAGAGTGCTGAGATCCACCTAACATCATTAGACATCCTTCCTAAGTTCCTAAACCAGTGCTTGTTATGTATATGTGATTGATAAGACTACAGTAGGCTAGAACAGGAATCCAAATGGCCTCAGTGCTGTTTGACATTTTCATCAATGGCAACTGACGTGTCGATCTCATGCTGTTGAATACACCCACTATTTCGTATCTGCATAGTTCCCCAAGAGTATCACGTTTCtgcttgttttgattttgactGAAGTGGCTTAGCATTTATTTCTGTTAAAGACATGTTCACATCAATGAAAACCTGATGATACTTCTGAAAGAATTGAAATGTTTTATCCGATTCCACCAGTTTTTTTGAGAATTTTCTTATGGTGGAACATATCTTCTGACATATTGAGGAATGAGgatttgaataaaatatatttggAAACTGTTTCTATTCTACCAGTCATCGTTATTTGCCAGATTGGTCTATTGATTATACAGCTTCTTGAATTTTAAGCGCTTTAGCTCTTCCGTATCTTCATAAATAGCGTAAAGTTAGTTCGGTGTCTGTACTGCGTTTATCCACAGGATAGAAAATCTCAATATGCGTCAGTCAGAATGTTTCTATCTCTTGTCGTGGAGTCGGCCTTCTGGCTTATATGCATTGGCAACTGCTGCAGTTCTAGGACACAACATAAGCGACATAGCTGAGTGTTCGGTGGGAGCTACCACTAGGCACCCTCGCCATCGTCCGGGCTGCACTTGCATTGTGTGCATTCAACCCTCCTAGCGGAAAGGGGAAGCACGATCCTACGTGCAAGTGCAACGTCTGTCTGACAGTAAGACGCCGCTTCGAGACACTGACGATGCGCAAGAAAAAAGAGGCAGTTGGATCGTGAAGCTGAAGTGGCCCAAGCCAAGGATAGGGCTTCCGTTAAGATTGAGCCAGCGAGGGAAGACATATCCGGAGACACGAAGGCAAACACAGTGGGGATGGAAGCGGACATGGAAGAAGCAAGCAAAGGGCAGTTGGACCTCAACTGCGATCCTCACCGTGAAGACAAGATGCTTGCACAGACTGCCGGAATGAGCCTGACGACACTGATGAATGCGGTCACTGTACCGTTGGATATGTATCTCGAGCCTACTGGCGCTCAGAAGCAAGAAAATATCACCTTCGTCTATGCAGATACGGAAGGGACACAACAACAGTAAGGAGTCACGttatattattactactattagtGGTTATGAAAAAATTTGAAAACCACAAAATTTTGTGTTTTTGGATTACATGCATGTTTGAAAACCACATAGTTAAGTTTTTCAGGTCACATTTGTTCATTTTAATCCATATATAGTGAATTAGTGATATTGCCAATTTGAGAGATATTTGGGTGATCAaccttcaaaaaaaaaaataacttcCAAAGTTGAGAGACAAATTTGTCATTTTAATCTATACGTACATATATAACCATGATGAATTTTTGTACTACTATGTTATATTATTGTTGTGCTAATAGTGAAATGTAGGGTCCAAAGTTTGGAAGCGATTAAAACAAGTTTTACGCGCAGAAATTAAGATATTTAGGTATGGTGGAATTGTAGTTGAGTAAAACCattctaaaattttattaaattgaaattATATGGTACGGCAACTATAATAAAGACAATAAAATAGTTGAGGCCGGCCGGACTTTGTTTTTTGAGATTTagtttagtttatattttgcttGTTGCGATGATAGCGATCTTCTTTCTGTCTTATGAGTTATGACTAGTTTGTCTGTCATTCTTATTCCTTCCCAGCAATATTACGACGGAGTCCAATTAATTCGTTTCCGACCAAATAATCTACCATATCCATATATGTTCGGTTTGTATAAATGGTTTTTTTATACTTTAAAAGATGATTAATAAAGGTTCCTTATCTATCCTTAGATAACTTGAACTGAAGAAAGATTGTCTTACCAATTAAATTGTGCTTTATCGTCCATAATCTATCAATTGTTGAGGGTAGGACAATTGCCTAACACGTGGCTTATAACAAAATGAGTAACATACTAACATGTCCTCTTAGAAATGAGAGTTTTTTTAGGCTAATGTTCGAATCATACTATCGTCTGTATAGGACTGTGGgtattgagaaaaaaaatgtagGATCATTAGGGGAATTTGGGATGTAAGAGGGTACATTAAATTAAACGTACAATGATGGGAACATAAAAGAAATAGTATTATCACTTGACAAGCACAAAGCAAACAAAAAACACATAACCAATGCAAGCATTGGGCCTGCCCCCATTTATCTATCTACTTTTGATTTGAATTACCTTCCAAAAAAGCCTGCGTTACTATCAATTAAATAAAGTTTACCGGCCTAGCATCTTCACTCACTCCCCTTGGATAATACCTAAACCATAAAATCCCATTTGAACCAACCATAGTTTACTCTGTAATTAAAATCTAGGTAGTAGGAGATGGGAGATAGGGGAATAACACTAGCAAAGGCGAAGAAGGAGCTAGAAGACTTATACCTAGGCGTCCCAGATGAGTCCGTGAACCTCACTTTTCAAGACTTTGCTCAAGTGAGGcacaaccaaaaccaaaaccaaaaccaaaacaatGCTGAAATCAAGAAACTATCTCCCTCTTCAGCCATGTCACCCATCGCCGAGAAATCGAAATCTCCTCTCTCATCTCCCTTGCCCAAGCTTCCTAGCCTCGACTTTAGCAAGGGCTTTCCCAGCCCTcaccaccatcaccatcaccatctgGATATGGATCAAAGAAGCATGATGTATGATGACATGAGCGTCGCTAATTATGGAGTGGAGAGAGGAGGGAGGCGCCGCCCCGGGATCCCCCACTCCAATATCTGCGCCCTTTGCTGTAACTACATATACATCTGCCGTCATCGTTGCCTCGTATGTCATGTCATGTCATGTCATGTcatgttatgttatgttatgttgTCTATCTCTATATACACCCCATATTTTAATTAGCTAAATtttaattagatttaatttggCAGGTTTGTGGAAGAGTTTATTGTAGGCAGTGTGTGAACACTGGGATGGGGGACATGACAGAAGGTAGAAAGTGCACTGACTGTTTGGGGAGGAGATTCAGCCAAAGGTTTCCTATATTTAATATGTAATACTATATTACtgccgtccataaaaaatagtcttgaCAGTGAAAAATAATGCAGGTACATACATAGGGCGGGTAACATAGGGTGGTGCATGGTGTACCCATCGGTGATGAAGCAGCAGGAGCTCAAGTGGGCGGAGAGAGGGCCCCGGAGGAGCGGCGACAACATGAGAAGGCGCAGCCCCGTCCCATCCGGAACGCCGTCCAGGCACCATACTAGTAACCCTCCTTCCTTCGTCATGAACTCCCCCATGGCCATTAATCACCACCCTATGCCCTTTTAGCTCTTGCTTCATTTTCTTCATCCTTTTCATTTTGGACTTTGTTTGGTGTTTCTCTTTGTTATGTATTTAAGATCAACcaattatattcatatatattattttattgttgcatattttgtgatattgatTGGAATTttataaactttgtgaattTTCCACGATATAAATATAGTTCAATAAACAAGATAATTACATCGAGAATTATACTCCAACTGTGCGAACGGTCAAAGCTATGAGCTATCTCATTTCAGCAGTCACAGCTTCATTTTAATCCACAATATTTTGCTTCATGCCTGCTAAGTACACAAACCTTTTCATCAGTTGCATTTAAAATCTGCTAAAATTATTAAGCTTTAGAATTTCTTGTTGATTGAGCCattgtttttataaaaaaaatggactTTTACGGACTCCTCATGAGAGGCTATTTTGTAAATAGGTCCGTGTTTATTTGAAAATTGGACtaacaattcaattaaaattttgatatactaaaattcaaattatgaaattgagagatttaaaattgaattgaattcaaaattgaaaattttaattttatttatatattcagtTTTGTGGTATCAAAAGGAGC
This region includes:
- the LOC121744162 gene encoding uncharacterized protein LOC121744162, which codes for MGDRGITLAKAKKELEDLYLGVPDESVNLTFQDFAQVRHNQNQNQNQNNAEIKKLSPSSAMSPIAEKSKSPLSSPLPKLPSLDFSKGFPSPHHHHHHHLDMDQRSMMYDDMSVANYGVERGGRRRPGIPHSNICALCCNYIYICRHRCLVCGRVYCRQCVNTGMGDMTEGRKCTDCLGRRFSQRYIHRAGNIGWCMVYPSVMKQQELKWAERGPRRSGDNMRRRSPVPSGTPSRHHTSNPPSFVMNSPMAINHHPMPF